The genomic segment atccttTTGTCGAGCcatgtgctagggggaccaccccaacccccaaaacacccctaaatcggacatatttaccgaccatggcaatatgggactcaaatgaaaggtatttgcgagtagaatacgaatcttatatccaaatgtgggaccaccccttccccaaaacacctctcaaacaggacttatttactgaccatgggaatatggggcttaaataaaaggtatttgagtgtagaattagaatctgatattcaaatatgagaccaagtgtttagggggccgcctctccccaaagagaacacatttacgaccacagccacatggggctcaaatgaaaggtctttgggagcaaagcacaaatctgatatcaatattcgggaaaagtgtctatgaggccatacgcacaacaccacccaacccccacaacaccacccaacccccaaaacacccctaaatcggacatatttaccgaccatgacaatatgggactcaaatgaaaggtattttcgagaagaatacgaatctgatatccaaatgtgggaccacgtttctggggacttatttactgaccatgggaatatggagctaTGGAgctttgagtgtagaattagagtctgatatccaaatatgggaccaagtgtttggggggccgcctttccccaaaaacatcccccaaaggggcaaATTTACGACATTAGccgtatggggctcaaatgaaaggtctttgggagtagtttctatgaggccaccccacccccacaacaccacccaaatagtaactatttgccgacttttgcaatatgatgctcaaataagagtgtttttagagtggaacacgaatccgatatttattttcaagggCAACAtactgaatggccgcccatcccccaaaacaccccccaagccggtcacgtttgccaactatggaaatatgaggctcaaattaaaggtatttgggagtagaccacgtatctgatatcaacattagggaccaactgtctaggggacgtcccaccacaataacaacccccaaataggacgtatttgctcaccaagacaatttggtgagcaaatacgttatTTAGGGCCagtaacccaaaccggacatatttgaagacttttgcaataaggagtttaaatgagatttgaaaacgaatttgatatccaattttgaggccaatggcaatatggggttaaaataaatgatatatagatatatgagaatagagcacgttgctgatatatttgcgagtgggcgaccaccccaatcgccaaaacacccctaaatcgggcatatttaccgatcatgtcaatgtggagcttaaatggaaggaattggggggtagaccaagaattgatacccactttcgggaccaattttctgggggtcaacccctttcccaaaatatggggtttaaataaatgatatatagatatatgagaatagagcacattgctgatatattttccgggctttgtgtttagggaccaccccaatccccaaaacacccctaaatcagtcatatttaccgaccatgtcaatgtggagattaaatgaaaggtatttggggatagcgcaagaattgatacccactttcgggaccaattttctgggggtcaacccctttcccaaaataccccacaaacggCAATTTTTTAGtcaccatcgcaaaatggggctcaaataaaggtatttgagagtagaatacgaatttggtatccaaatttaggaccatgtatttagggaatcaccccttccccaaaacaaaaaaaatattccaaggaaacttttgttccatataaagtaaaagaaggcgcagcggatatATAATATACCAAAATTTTCCCAGATATTTTAAAGGTTCTCTAAATTTCTACACTTTCCTAATCATGTCATAATTTCactatttgcttttttttactttatctaAACTGTCAAAAATGTTCTAACTATAATTAACTTTATACTCTAACGTGTAACCCCTACATATACATTCATATGATCTTTTAAGTGTACATACTCTGGTTACATATACACATATGAAGACATGTTCCTGTACGTGCAAATATATATgtgtacatttaaataccttataTATATTCACATCATACAGAACAAAATTGCTTAAACTATCCTGTAACCAAACAGAAAAACCTTAAGAGTGTAGgtctttaaatttaatgttCCTCCCTTCACCACACGATTGAAGAGCTCGTAATTAGGCAGGTTTGAGGTGTCTCTTTTTGTGTAAAGTAACGGTGCATAGGTGGCACTCGTATTCAATGAAATAGGGTTACCAGACCTAAAAGTGTTTATTCTCTTAACTTTGGTAACTTTGGATTGTAAAGTCAATTCTTTCTAGTGTCGATGAATAAATTCAAAGTTACTTTTGCTATCATGCAGAAACAAATGATTTAATGCATTCCTGTTTATAATAGGTGTAGCAACTTATCGTACAATTTGTTTCTATTGTGagtatttgcacttaaataccAAGATACAAATGTAAGAACATTTTTCCATCATGTTTTAAGCTTTAAGAGTTAGTTAAGGAGAAatgaaattggtttttgctattgtATAATATCAATATAGCCTTAAGATTAGTTCTTTCTTTACCCACCAGGATTGAAAGTATTTCGACATTTAGATGACTTAATGACTGCTATTATCCATTTAACcatctttttttctttgtacccctagtatttatattatattcaaatataaccCCACGAATTTTTATAacattgatatgaaattttaaaccgtCTTATCATTGAGGGATGCTGAGTTTTATGGGTTTCTAGATGATAAAGTGATCAATGGGACAGATTGAAATTGTAGGCACGAGTCTGTCATAGTCTATGGGTGGGGTCATTGGAATATGCTAAGTTTGGATACTGCAGTTGTAATGATTTAAAAGTTAAGGTGGGTTACAGATTTACTTTTtctagatattttttttttattatttggtaTGGAGGAATATCTTATATGTCTACACGCCAAAGACAGGGACGAAACCGAACAACCTGATTAAGGGTTAGCCAGGGCAAACTTTAGAACTGATCATGCCATTCTTCCTGCTGTTTACTGTGATACTTTGGTGCGATTGTGGAATACTGCCGAGCGCGTAACACCTAACCTAAtgtaggttagtttaggttgatacaacgatgatcagagaagctgtggccaTCTAACACTTTCCAGCCACATAGTATCCGACACAAAGATAATTCTTAGTCCACAATACTAAAACATCTGGCCATCAAGAGAACCTTCGCCGATGTGGCTTTACAGCGATGGAGATTTTTCTGCAGAAACAATCCCCAACAGCCTTACTTACCTTGGATTTTAACTCTTTccttaaaaaacttgaaatttttcttgtttagttttcactttattttCGTTAAAAACGTTTCGAGACCTTTACAATATTTGATCTTAATGATAAagggggaaaatatataaagcAACCTagcaaaaatatataattctttGAACAATCATGACTAGTATATGTATaggtataaatatatattatttgAGCTTGTAACAAAATTCGTTTCCTGCCAACATTGACGATAGCTTCAATGCTAACAAAAATATGCCCTTAGAGCTACTTAGATACGTGAGTATGCATAAATAAAATACATTGGTCTTCTATTACATTATTAAGGTACATTTTAATCTGGACTTGTACAACCTTGTTTTGCATTCAAAAGTGTGGTGTGGACTAGCGTGACaaagattattttttaagaaataagaGAGATATCACAATAATTTTCAAGtagaaaaatttatgttttcaatattttgttaaatttttgtgaaatatccgcaataaaaaaatactacaaaataatCCAAGTTTAGAGCTCTTAATCgatgtttcaattaaaaaaaacttgcaGATATTTATAGCCCTAACATTtagttattttatgtttttattttttaattattaatttatttatcgtTTGACATCCATTTCCTTTATTTTAAAAGTAACAGATTTGTTAAAGTCTTTGTtacacaaattttttaacagcttgtgaTAGGATAAAACTATAAAACAGGATACTTTGCTTTAGAGTTTAATGTAGCAATTTGCAAAGGGTCCTATTTGAAGTTTTGTGAAACGCTGGATAATAACTTATGTTACAATTGCCACTACAGAGGGACTTCAAAAACAATTCAAATTAGATCGATTTTTACCATGGCTTACGAATAGTTTTATTAAGATCTAATTTGGAAGTTCTTGAAGTTTATTTTAATTCTAATTTAGCATGACATCTAAAGAATATCTAAATTGATTCTTTTCTCTTGACTTAAGCATGTTCTTACTGAGAACCAATTTAGAGACTCTTTACTTTGTATTCTCGTGTATCATAGTGAAGAAAGTTAAGTAAAATAAtcaggtaaggtaaggtaaataCTACAAGTTTGTGGGTTTGAGGAGTCATATCGTGGATTGTGGTGTATAGCAACTATatttgatttgaactatattcaGATGAGAAGATTATAGGTCCATAAGCTGTGCATGTTTAATCTAGAACcggtaaggaaagacaaaagtggggcggtgccgactatataataccgaCTATATAGGTACCAATTCGACCAGGGAAGgggaggttttcagatgggtttcaGTATCCTCATCAAATTTCGAGCTGATATGTTCATAGTGACTAAGACTCTATAGGTGCAAATAAGgccatgtatatatgtatatgcaagTTAAAAaccaaactgaaccgatttttataaaatttaacaaaaatttcaacagtTTTTAGAGAAATATATATGCCAATTTTCGTTTCaatgggttaacaaatgaccacattattgcaatattgctcaaaatcgaacgaaaattttatgaaaatcggttcagccgtttttgagtttattcggaacaaacaaacaaaaacaacactttcatttttataccctccaccataggttaacctgtaacagaacaccatatgcaaaatgttagccaaatcggacgaaaatcgtggcttccaggggatttAGACGTAAaatggaggatcggtttataaggaagctatatcaggctatagacggatttcaaccgtacatggcacagttgttgaatgtcttAACCGAACACCACAGCAaaatttttaggcaaatcggacaaaaattgcgggctGCAGGGGAtcaatcggattatatgggagctatgtcaggttatataccggttTCAATTGTAATTGGCACAGATGATGGAAGTcgtacatgtaaaattttaaccaaatcgagaaaaattgcggcttccaagtgCTCAAGATgtcgcggctagctttatgcgttcaaaCGTTActgcgatttcgacagacagacgggcggacatggccaaatcgtatatcgaactattgggttgcccaaaaagtaattgcggattttttaaaagaaagtaaatgcatttttaataaaacttagaatgaactttaatcaaatatacttttttttacacttttttctaaagcaagctaaaagtaacagctgataactgacagaagaaagaatgcaattacagagtcacaagctgtgaaaaaatttgtcaacgccgactatttgaaaaatccgcaattactttttgggcaatccaatatatgttGGCATAGTccctatatagatcgatctgccgatttaaggtatttgaccaattaaagccacattcattaaacgattttattgaaatttgggacagtgagttgtgttagacctctcgacatccttgttcaatacggcccagatcggtccagctgccatatatgccgatcttctgatttaaggttttagacccataaaaggtaaatttatcaacagatttcgataaaatttagcacaatgagttatgtttggcccttcgactttcgtaccgagtatggtcaagatcgggctgtatttggatgtagctgccatatatacggaTCTCCCAACTGACGTTCTCCAGATCgcttttattattcgatttcgctgaaatatgacatAGTGGGCTATATTAGACTCTTCGGCATtcatatatatagctgtcatatacacataccgatcttccgatttaagtttttaggcccataaaaggtgcattttttaaccgatgaatttggtacaatgagttgtgttagacccttacatagacttcctgaatatggtggagatcagactatattaagatataactgctatgtgttcataaatgatgcatttttcaccccggccgaactaaacgcactttttttttgtttttattggatcaatttaaaaaataatcgaaaatttttgttttatttttgtaataaaagcAGAGAACTCTTTCGGTCTGCatccggacaatatccgattgtttGCATTATTCCCAGaccgaaattttcaaaaaaaaaatgattttcaattgaatgtgcaatttttttttacaaaaactgtAGTTGGCACTATCATTTTCGTggttgaagcagtttcaattaaaaaattaattgggtcAATTAATTTTGTGGTTGATATATACATTGGATAGGGTTGAAGAAATCGTTCAACAGCGTATAATTTATTGTGTCGATATAAATCGACTATCCATTAAGCTCATAATCAATAACAATGgtatgaaattggaaaaatgagGTTAACAGGTAATCATTTTGAATCAAGacaatgtttttaaaaaatcattaagaAAGTGATACCTATAGTGGCAGTTCAAAAATGTTTAGCCCTTTGTAATACGATAGAAGCGGCAGACCGAAGCCTCGGATCGACGACCCTTGTAAGAAGAGCTCACTACCAACGTATCCGCCGGGATGCTTCCACAATATTTTGAAGATAACATAAGTCAAACTAAGATTTTTCAAGCCAATGTCAAAGCTCTTCTTGATCTCATCCAGGcgctatatatgtatgtacatggtTATGTGTGTTATTTCTATTCAATACCTGCATTGTTGTTCAGATTTATTTAGTTTTGAGAGTAGACAATATATTGCCCAAGTATGATTCCGCCCTTTTCAACATTATTGTCTAGTACCAAAACGGGCACTTAATTTACCTTAAAGATTCTATATCACGACTAGTCGGTTATGGAAAGGATTTCTAAGTTAgttcataaaagctgtattaaTCTAAAACACAATGATGACAAACCTCCATTGTATAGAGAATTGCAAGATTTTTGCTATACCGCTGAGAAGGCTGCTGCATAGCCTTTGCATGGACCCGTATTGATTACCTGTTCATTGAAATCCTTCCAGGGCGGTGTTTGTGTGTAATAACTGCTCGCTTGATGGAAATTCGTTGACTCCATGGCATATCCATTGGCTAAGGCGTGGGTGCCAGCTGCGGCCGACTGACTGGTTATTTGTGTTGAGGCCAAATGACGTGTTGCAGCAGCATGACCCGCATTCATGGCATATCCTGCGGTGATATTGCTGGGCATCGACGACGTTGAGGAGCcggttgatgatgatgttggcgGCTTGTGCATCTGTGCAGCTGCCTCAAAAGTATCCTTAAATAGTTCGTATTTTTGTTGGCAGAAATTAGGATCTGGTTTGCGATCCCCATTCCCTATTtgcgtttgttgttgttgctgatagCTATAGTGGCGCATGCTGTTTAGGAAATCATGAGGGGTAAAGCCGGCGGGTGCTGATGAATGCGTATTGGCAGCACAGGAAGGCTGTGGGCTGTTGGCAGATGCATGCATATCATAGTTCAATTGATAGCCTGGAGGGGCCGCTCCATTAAATGGCATGTGTTGCTGATAATGCTGGCCATAATGAGGCACACGACCATATCCCATAAAGCCAGAGCCCGACATCATCATATGTGGTTGAGGATTCACAAAGAGAGCATCGAACAGCTCTTTGGTTATGCGCTCTCCACTcaatgtgaaattttgcaacttttCCAAGTCCAAATTCAGAGTGCCTCCACTTTCCAACACCTGCACTAAGGCGAAAATGTAATTGTGAGCAAAacgtaaaatttcgatttttgtcaGTTTGGTTTCCTCTGGCAACTGGGGCAGGGTGACACGCAGCCGCTCCAGTGCATCGTTGAGCATGTGCATGCGGTTGCGTTCTCGATCATTGGCCTTTACGCGCCGAAACTTTTTGATACGCATCACTTGCGTAGGACTGCGAGAGCGTGTCATGCGGTTCTGACCAACGGCATATTTACGTTTGGGCTTTGGTTCAGTTGGCTGGTCGTCGCTGCTTTCTCCACCGGCCGGTCGCTTAGTAGGCGTAGAGGTTTGGGTGCCCAATTTGGGAGAGAATTCAATGTCTTCCGGAGGGGCCTTGCTAATAACATGTTCCACCAAAGTTCGACCGCTGCGACTGCTGTGGTTGCTGCTGCCGTCAAAAAGTCCCGAGATTAACGGCAAGCCAACATGGGAGGTATTCAGGAAACTGCTTTGCAAAGGTGAAACCCCCTCACCCACCGTGCAAGGACCCGAAGGTGCTCCACTGTAATCCACTGCATTGTCGAACACCAGTTTACGTGGTTTGGCATTAAACTCTGTCTCGAAACTTTTCTCATAGCCACTGTCGAAGGAGGAGTTGTCATCCTCTTCGAAATCGAAAGAGCGATCTTCGAATCCGCTATAACATGAGGAcataatttgtatttgtttttttttttattgaaacaccgaaagtattttttgttgttgttatttgcaCTTttctgtttttcgttttttttttttatttctatacttTCGTATATTTTATgtcatttttcgttgttgttaTGTCTGTCACTGAGTTGTTGTTGCGCGTTGCACGTATTCGAACCAACTAAACATACCTTAAGGGTGCTGCTGAATTTTATACCGCTCCTGCCGCCGCTGCTATTGCTGCGTAAATCACTTGACCAACCCCCAACGTGTTGGTCGTGGTCGTGACGGCGCCATTTCAAATCTTTTCGTACCAAATGCCACTTCGCTTGCGATACAGTTAAGGGTTGTACCTGAATGCAATCTGTTCTGGTCGTGTGTACTCAACTGGAACTGTAATCTCTGCACTCACTCATCCACTGGCGACGAACCAATCGGAAGCAGGGCTACGGCGAAATGCCAGTGATCAAAGAGTTTTCATTCCAATTAGACGAGACTGGAACGATTAAATAAATGTTCATATTTGCGCTCACTGAGAGCTTTTGCCTTTGGTGGGGCGACACAAGAGTTAGTTGTGATGTCGCCACAGGGCTTATGGccttcatcatcatcgtcaccaTTGCCATGGTTGGCGAGTACGTACTCTTGCTCTTATCTTATGGGGTGGTGGGTGAATTTGGTAGCAGGGATTTTCCAGGGTTTCCTGCTTTGCCATGTCAAGTTTGCCCATTTCCTTATTTGTTTTGGCATTGTTTAGCCTTTTCTGTAGACTGCGAATCTTCTCGATTCGACTCATTCATTATGTGGACTTATTGTTTAGCTTTTGCTAAGAACCACCACCACCGCAACCATGACTTTATCTTTtcgtaaatgttttttttttttttgctacagaGTGCTCTGTTCTCGCTCCTCTATGCCTTGTCACGTGTAGTCTGTTCGATGCTTTTGCTTGACCATGAATTGTAGCTTTTATTGATACGATTGTTGTACAACCGATGCAGGCAAAGGTTTTCGGTGTTCGCGGTTTTTGAGGCAATATGTTCGACAACCATTTGTAAAGATTACCGCAATAGAACTCGTTTTGCAACAGGACCTGTTGAAAGGATGTTTGAATTGGAACAGTTGACAATAAACAGAGGCCAGAGAAATTTGGCATGCTTATTTAGGATGGCTCCCTGaaggccgccccacctccaaagccaggCAAATGGAATGTAAACCAATAaagaaaatatggggctcaaatgaaatgtattagagacttgagcacgaatttgatatatcgGGATCCAACTCAACCCCAAAAATTCCCTCATatcggacacatttaccgaccgtAGCAATATAACTGacgtaagaataggaaagaatctcttcgaaccatttaataccaaacgaggtttcagacaatgagaaacctatcgtgtgatctctttaatatcctgctggagaagattatacgagatgcagttgtgaatagatatggcacactaatcacaaaagatcacatgctactcgcctatgccgacgacatcgatatcataggtaggtcaccggaagtagtactgcagcctttgaaagaatcgaaagagagtcagagaaaatgggtctggcagtaaatggagataagacgaaatggatggtttcaactcccaaaaagccttgcacaaccgagcagataaagaaaatggagaaagttgggaaccacaactttgagacagtcagtaactttatctacctcggaacttccgtaaccgaaacgaatgacaccagttttgagattaagagaagaataatactggcaaacaaatgctactttggactaagtaagcagtttagaaacaaggccacctctcgacagacgaagattacactattcaagacactgatactacccgtgctgttatatggttcagaagcatgggtacttgtgaaagcagatgaggtagtgcttggagtatttaagagaaagattcttcgtaaaatatatggaccagtttgcgttaatggagaatatagacgacgtaagaaccacgagctgtattagctgtatggcgacgattgcatagttacacgcattaaaatacaacgcgttcgaccgctatcgtgatttcgacagacggacggaggtcGGACGGACTCAGAAcgtcaaaacgatcaagaatttatacacGTTAGTGGGtcctagatgaatatttcgacgtgttataAATGgtctgactagattagtatatccctatACTATGGGAAAAAATGAAACTGGTGGGTAACAAAAAAAATAGGAATCACAGGGGCCATCGGCCACCGTCAGGAGTGTCTACTTTCCATTATACGGACGGAGCAGATTTATTGCAAATCAACTTGGATATAAATCCAGTAGGTGAGCTCTTAAGTGTTAAACAAATTTGGGTTTGGAGCAGCTAAAGAAAAGATTGAATGGGTTGGTGTGTTCACTCGgtggccagtttggcccattctGATACCCcagaaagaaagagaagagaaagAATATATGACACCTCGGACCATATCGAAAGTTTGTACACGAATTAAAGAAACGAGAAGAATGAAATACCAGAGCGGGTGGTGAAACGACTATCCCTCACCAACCATGTGTGTGCCTTCGCTGGATCTCATTGCACCCTCTGTCGGAAACTTCCCGTCTCGTCCACAAATCTCAAGAGTCC from the Stomoxys calcitrans chromosome 1, idStoCalc2.1, whole genome shotgun sequence genome contains:
- the LOC106082369 gene encoding basic helix-loop-helix neural transcription factor TAP, with the protein product MSSCYSGFEDRSFDFEEDDNSSFDSGYEKSFETEFNAKPRKLVFDNAVDYSGAPSGPCTVGEGVSPLQSSFLNTSHVGLPLISGLFDGSSNHSSRSGRTLVEHVISKAPPEDIEFSPKLGTQTSTPTKRPAGGESSDDQPTEPKPKRKYAVGQNRMTRSRSPTQVMRIKKFRRVKANDRERNRMHMLNDALERLRVTLPQLPEETKLTKIEILRFAHNYIFALVQVLESGGTLNLDLEKLQNFTLSGERITKELFDALFVNPQPHMMMSGSGFMGYGRVPHYGQHYQQHMPFNGAAPPGYQLNYDMHASANSPQPSCAANTHSSAPAGFTPHDFLNSMRHYSYQQQQQTQIGNGDRKPDPNFCQQKYELFKDTFEAAAQMHKPPTSSSTGSSTSSMPSNITAGYAMNAGHAAATRHLASTQITSQSAAAGTHALANGYAMESTNFHQASSYYTQTPPWKDFNEQVINTGPCKGYAAAFSAV